The Anser cygnoides isolate HZ-2024a breed goose chromosome 4, Taihu_goose_T2T_genome, whole genome shotgun sequence region ccccgctccccgtccTGCCCCGGGGGGCGACGCCTGCCCCACGGCTCCCCGCGCCTCCCGCAGGGCTGCCCCTCACCATCACGCcggaggggctggagcagacCTTCGCCACCAACTACCTGGGCCCGTTCCTGCTCACCAACCTGCTGCTGGGTGagcgcgggggctgccggggctgggggtggctgggggccGCCCCGCTCACCCCCGGCTCCGCGCAGACCTGCTGAAGGCGTCGGCACCCGCCCGCATCGTCAACGTCTCGTCCTTCCGGCACGGCGTGGGCACCGCCGACGTCCGCTACCTCACCGGGCAGGCGCAGCCCGGCGGCTACGACCCCATCTACAACAGCACCAAGCTGATGAACGTCCTGTTCACGGCCGAGCTGGCGCAGCGCCTGGAGGGCACAGGTGGGTGCCGTGCCCGGCTGTGCCGCGCCGTTCTGCTTGGCCTCAGGCTCCCGGGGGTGGCTGCGCCTCAGGGCCGCCCGCCCGTCCCCCCCACACCGCGCTGCTGTGCCGCGCCCCAGGAGCCGcacagggggctgagggggctcAGCCCTCTAGAaacaccccaggacccccgcaTCCCCCGTGGGTGGGAGAGCTGGGCTCAGGGACGGGGCCCTTCCTTCTGCCCCGGGAGGGTGCAGGGGCCCAGCCCCTCTTTCCCAGGGCCATCCCGCCACCTCTGCCCGCGCTCGGgtccctgcttgggcacggTGGCAGCTGCCCGGTACCGGCGGAGCAGGTGCTGATGGTGCCGCCGGGCAGGGGTGACCGCCAACAGCGTGAACCCCGGTGTGGTGAGCACCAGAATCATGCGGCACTTCAGCTGGGCGATGCGcaccctcttcctcctcctccgcccctTCATCAAGGTGAGCGCAGGCACCGGGGGGCTGAGCGGGAGCTGCCCCGCAGCTCAGGGGCGCTGGGCTGGacaggggcagcagggccccCTCCTCACCCGTCCCTCCCCCGGCAGTCGGCAGAGCAGGGCGCCGTCAGCACCATTTACTGTGCTGTCTCAGAGGAGGTCTCGGGCATCACAGGCAAGTACTTTGGCAGCGACTGCGGGCTTGCGCTGCCCTCCGCAGCTGCCCGCGACACCGGCCTGGCTCGCAAGCTCTGGGAGGAGTCGGAGCGGCTGACGGGGCTGCCGGCGGGCCCCCAGCACTGAgccggtgctgctgggggggccctGGGCTGCCGAGCCGCCTGGCACCCcctgagctgcagccagcaccggGGTGCGGGACGCTTCCCCAGCTCCAGCGGTGGCACCACCGCAACGCGCGGCtgagctcccccagccccttccccagcggGGCACGGGGAGCGCAGCTGCGCTGGGACGGGGCAGAGGTGTCATCAGTGGCCACGGGCAGTCGCAGCACTCGCAGTGCAACTCCTTTATTAAAGACCTCTGTACGGCCAGACCCGCTCTCCGGGCTGGGCGCCTACTCCCAGGTGATGTCCAGGTCCAGTCGCTGCTTGCGCACCGCCTGCAGGAAGCCGTCGTAGTCCCGGCGGTAGATGTCGCGGCAGCGGGACAGGTCCAGGCGGCACAGGCAGCCGTCggaggccagcagcagctgcacagtCTGGCTGGACACCTGGCTCTCGACCAGCGAGAGCTCCCGCAGCTCCAGcaggggcggccccggggccgccagCACCGTTTCAAACACCGAGTCCAGCGAGAAGGGGATGCCGAGCAGGGAGAGGCTCTGCAGGCGCGGCGAGCGGCACAGCAGCGAGGCCAGCGTGGCACGCAGCACCAGCCCGTGCGGGACTGGCAACGGGCTGGCGGTGCCGGCCAGGGACAGGGAGAAGCGCTGGAGCCGGGGGAAGGCGTGGGGTAGCAGGCCGGTGTCCCAGCGGGGGGGCTCGTCGGGGGGCTCCTCGTCGGGGCGGGCGCCCGGTGGGGCCTGCAGCTCGGTGCTGAAGGCCCGCAGGTtggggcagctgcagagcagggcgcCCAGGGAGAGCTCGTCCTCGTAGCAGAAGCCGTGCAGCGCGAGGCTCTGCAGCTGCGGGCCCAGGCTGCGCGCCAGCGGCAGCACCTCGcccagcgcccggccccgcggccccgcgcagGACAGGCTGAGCCGCGCCAGGCGGCCCCAGCGCAGCGCGTCCCAGCCGGCCGCTGCGCCGTCCCCCAGCCACACGCCGACCTCCTCGGCCTCGGGGCAGGTGGCGCAGGCGGTGCCGAGGACGggctcctccacctcctccagctgccgCAGCGGCAGGGTGAGCCGCGAGCCGTTCCGCCGCTgcgccagcagctcctgcagcgaGGGGAAGCCGTCGGCATCCCCGCCGCCGCCCAGCTGCTGCGCGTGGAGGAGGCAGAGCGCGTCCGGCACGGCGCTGTGCGCCAGGACCTCCAGGCAcggcagggccagcagcaggaaggccagCGCCGCCACCATGCCGCCGTCCCCCGCCGGCTCGAGGCCGCGGGCCAGGAGGACGCGGAGCGCGGGGCAGCAGAGGGCCCGCTCCAGCGGGTCGTAGGCCAGGTGCCGCAGGGCGCGCGGCGACACCTTCTTGCAGCGGGACACGTCCAGCTCCCGCAGGCGCCGGCAGCAGGAGCCCACGGCCGAGAGCACCTGGACGTTGGCCTGCGTCTCCGCCAGCCCCAGGCGGCTCAGCAGCGGCAGCTCCTCCACCAGGTCCACCAGCACGTCCGCCGACAGCCGGCTGCAGCCGTGCAGGTCCAGGGCGCTCAGGCTCTGCCGCCGACAGACGGAGCCTCCtcagcagggcacggggctcAGGGGGGACCCCACACCCTGCTGCCGGACAGCCCTGCGCCCTACTACCGGGCAGCCCCCCTGGCTGGCTcacgggggctgcagcacccagcccgtGCCCCCAGCAAGGCGGGTAGTCTCGCACCCAGCCTCAGACAGGGCAGCGTCAGCCCCACGGCATCGGCTGCGGGAGATGTGGGGCACGGAGCCAGGGCCGGGAGGGAGGGACCCAGagccccccgctccctccctgAGCCCCCGCACCCAGACCCCTGTGCTGAGCCCCACGGAGGGCGATCACCCCCCGCCCTGCCCGCTCACCTTGCAGCGCACGGTGACGAGCTGGCCGATGGCGTTGCTGAcgaggctggggcaggagcgCAGGCTCAGCTCCTGGAGGtgtggcaccagcagcaggtggAGCGCAGCTCGCGTCAGGCGCCGGCTCTCGCCCAGCAGCCGGATGAGGTCCTGCACCAGGCTGCCGGCTGCGGGGGGCGTCGGGGGGGTCAGGGAGCGGGGCCCCGGCACCGCtcgcccttcctcctcctcgccccccactcgccctccctcctcctcgccccccgcCGCGGCTCACCCAGGTCGTTGAAGGGGCCCATGATGTAGCGGAACTGGTACTCGTCCAGGTAGTTCTCGCTGTAGTCCTTCACCCACACGCTCTGCATGTGCTGCgccaggctctgcaggcagaggctgcCCAGCGCCGGCACCGGCTTCCTCCTGGGCAtctggctgctgggggggagCTGGTGGTCAGGCGCTGCCCCCGGGCTGCCCGCCCCCAGCGGGCACCAGGGCTTCCTGGGCCCGAGCTTATTTTGGGCGGGTTTTAGCTGTTTCTGCACGGTTGTTTAAGGAAACTGCTGCCCAGGAGCGTGCTGTCGCACCGGCCTGGCTGcgcggctgctgcctgctgggctcgGCGAGCCGCGCTGCGTGGGCACCGCTGGCGCCTGGGGCTCGGTGCGGTGGCGCGGTTTAACCGGGAATAAACCGCACCAGGACCAGGAGCCGCCAGCAGCGCAGCCGCGGGCAGCCTGCGCGAGAGGTGACAGCGGCGAGGGACGCGCGGAGACCCCGAGCGGCAGCCaaggggtgcccagggctcaCGGCCGCGCGCCCTCCCGGCAGGCGGCCCGGGCACCGGGGGCGAGCAGCACGGCAGGGGGCAGGAAGCTGCGGTGGGAGCGTTACCGGCGGCGCCACCgggggctggcacagccgcgggcgggcagcgggcagcGGGGGGGTGCTGACAGCGCCCACGGCGGCCGGGCTGGCGGCGCGCTGCGGGCCCGGTACGGCGCGGGGGGACCCCCGGAGAGCCGGgagccgggcggggcgggggcggggggggccggcgggggccgCCTGCGGGTCaccgggcagcggggcgggggggggggccgggccgtgctGCCGCCGGACACAGcccggcaccgggcaccggccgccccccggggccgaGCGGACACCGAGCTCCTTCCGCGGGGGGACGGCGcggtcccggcc contains the following coding sequences:
- the LOC106043201 gene encoding retinol dehydrogenase 12 isoform X1, with translation MELPSACSHPGWSVLALGLGLLLWARRRRGWDPRRCPTDLTGKTVIVTGANSGIGKCVALDLARRNARTILACRSRERGQAAVEEIRAATGNPAVLLRLLDTSSLASVRAFAQAVLREEKRLDVLVNNAGLTGLPLTITPEGLEQTFATNYLGPFLLTNLLLDLLKASAPARIVNVSSFRHGVGTADVRYLTGQAQPGGYDPIYNSTKLMNVLFTAELAQRLEGTGVTANSVNPGVVSTRIMRHFSWAMRTLFLLLRPFIKSAEQGAVSTIYCAVSEEVSGITGKYFGSDCGLALPSAAARDTGLARKLWEESERLTGLPAGPQH
- the LOC106043201 gene encoding retinol dehydrogenase 11 isoform X2; amino-acid sequence: MELPSACSHPGWSVLALGLGLLLWARRRRGWDPRRCPTDLTGKTVIVTGANSGIGKCVALDLARRNARTILACRSRERGQAAVEEIRAATGNPAVLLRLLDTSSLASVRAFAQAVLREEKRLDVLVNNAGLTDLLKASAPARIVNVSSFRHGVGTADVRYLTGQAQPGGYDPIYNSTKLMNVLFTAELAQRLEGTGVTANSVNPGVVSTRIMRHFSWAMRTLFLLLRPFIKSAEQGAVSTIYCAVSEEVSGITGKYFGSDCGLALPSAAARDTGLARKLWEESERLTGLPAGPQH
- the LOC125180661 gene encoding uncharacterized protein, which gives rise to MPRRKPVPALGSLCLQSLAQHMQSVWVKDYSENYLDEYQFRYIMGPFNDLAGSLVQDLIRLLGESRRLTRAALHLLLVPHLQELSLRSCPSLVSNAIGQLVTVRCKSLSALDLHGCSRLSADVLVDLVEELPLLSRLGLAETQANVQVLSAVGSCCRRLRELDVSRCKKVSPRALRHLAYDPLERALCCPALRVLLARGLEPAGDGGMVAALAFLLLALPCLEVLAHSAVPDALCLLHAQQLGGGGDADGFPSLQELLAQRRNGSRLTLPLRQLEEVEEPVLGTACATCPEAEEVGVWLGDGAAAGWDALRWGRLARLSLSCAGPRGRALGEVLPLARSLGPQLQSLALHGFCYEDELSLGALLCSCPNLRAFSTELQAPPGARPDEEPPDEPPRWDTGLLPHAFPRLQRFSLSLAGTASPLPVPHGLVLRATLASLLCRSPRLQSLSLLGIPFSLDSVFETVLAAPGPPLLELRELSLVESQVSSQTVQLLLASDGCLCRLDLSRCRDIYRRDYDGFLQAVRKQRLDLDITWE